The DNA window TTGGGTTACCTTGCTGATATTGCTGGTTTGGTTGAGAAATTTGTGTATTCAGATATATATCATTATGTCCATACTCTGATTGCCTTGAAGAATCAAATCCAGAAGGTTCGATAGAACTGCAGACAGGAGCTGGGACAAAAGGAGGTGGCTGCTGGCCATAAATTTCACTCTTAGCAGAAGCATCCACGTGACTCCCATGAGAAGCATTTCCAGCCATCATTTGCACATGCTGATTTCCCTGTAGAAAAGACATGCATACTAAGAACTACTATACCCATAcaacaaattttcaacaaGTATATTGAATCCTTACACTAGCTATGTTGCAGTATTCACGGGGTATTGAAGCTTGATAAGGAAGCTGTCCTGAAGGCTGCTGTGAAGATTGAAGCGGTAATATCTGCTGGTTTGGCAATGGAGGATGACTGGGTACTGGTGGTTGGGAAATTAATGGTGGTGGAGGCGGTGGAGGGCATGCAGATGGTAGGGGAGGAGGTGGTGGCAATGACGGAAGTGGTGGAGGTGGTAAgggtggtggtgatggagaggATGGAGGTGGGGGTGGGGGTGGTGAAGAAGGTAAGGGTGGGAGTGGAGGAGGAGAATCAAGAGGTAATGGTGGAGAACCATCTGGCAGAGGGAGAAACTCTGAAGAAGTATTTGAAGCAAGTTCTGTTGCCCTGTCTGAAGATTGATGTCGAGCATCTATTTCAAAAGAATCACCTCCCTCCAACGACTTTTCATCCTTTGGATGGCCAGAAACATCTTCCATTTCAAGTTCCCCATCCACATCCTCTAAGATGCGATGACGCCTGTCACTCGGGGTAACTGCACATGCTTCTGCCTCTTCAACACCATGCCTTGGTTCTGTCAAAGCTGCATCACTGGCTTCTTTACATGGGGAGGTAGGAAGGTCCTCATCTTCGTCCTCAAATACATGTGAAGATAAAAACCCAGGCAGTTGGAATGTTGCATTGCTGAGACAATTCCAGAAAGAGTCACAAAACAATTGacagaaagagaaaaacagaagGAATGTCTCATAAAATCAcatttccatttaattttattttggtttttacAAGATACAAAATGTCAGCAAACAACCCACCCTACACCAAAAGGCCAAGGAAGATTATCAGAAGACTTTACATAAGAAGTTCCTCTGATTTCTAACTCAACATGATCCACTTGAGACATAAGGGTACAATCGAAATACAAGCCCCTAGGAAAATATAGCTTGAAAAATaggataagaaaaaaatttatagcaTAAAATAATGGAAGTAAAATCACCAGAACGAAATAAAAGAAACTCTTCTGCCATACAAACCAACAAAAGTAGGAAAAACATATGGATACTAGATAATCTGTCCAGTAAATGGAAGAGAACTTCTTAATACACCCCTAaggattgaagaaaaattggcAATATCAATGACAATGTTCccaataaattgaaaatcgGATGCTGTGGCCAGGAAGGGTCAGTGTTACAACCTATCGtgacattttgtcaacatccAGAAGTTACCACTAACAAGTTGAGAATATCTAGCTTGAAGGAAAAAACCTTTTAAAGGGGAACCAAAGGAAGAGCTTGTGTATCTAGTTGGAATTccatagaagaaaaaaaaaaaaccttttttgtCACTGCAATCTTAAGGGCTTTTCAGAAATGGAAACCTCTATTGGACTTCGGTCAAATTAATGCCTGGCTGTCCAATCACTCTATCTATATCTATGTGTTTAATGACTTCGTTAAAGCTTTTCTTTGAACTCTTATGCTggagaaaaacaacaaaaagggAGAATAGAGATGTTTCCAGTCCTGCGGGAGCTTATagtttttgtagtttttttttttcttcttctttttctgttcttgtttcacaagaaacaaatttcatgATATGTAATTTCGAAAGAGGGGGAAACCACCATCTAACTTCTCCAATTGGATAAGTGagtagtaaagctatattgaGTTTTCATCATGGTGCAAATTACCCAAATGTTCTTGTAACTTGCTTCATGTTCTCTCCATGCTAAATGGAAAGTATTCTTAACTTCCTTACCTCGGGAAGCGGATTTCCTCCCTCttcttttgaatatttagAACTCCCAATGAAATAATttcttggaaaaaaaaaaacaaaagacaataaccgaacaaaaacaaaagcctTAAAATTCCCAGGAAATTCTGACCAAGTGAAagcaaaattttcattgaagGGCAAGATCTCCCCAACTTACATACAAGATTATTTGAAAGATACAAGCCAAGAAACCAATCAGAAGATATACTATTAATGCTTTGTACCTTGGCTAACCATTACCAAATTCCATACCCAGTATTACACAAAACTAGATGACTTGATGCTTCAGGAACAcagttctttgttttcttttaaaggaagaaaaggtaAGGGTGAAATAATATTCATGgaaatatgatatgaaaaattaaatataaataatgatGCTTCAGGAACACAGTTATTTGCTTTCTtgtaaaggaagaaaaggtaAGGGTGAAATATTATTCATGgaaatatgatatgaaaaattaaataataataatataaggtGAAAAGTTGAAAGTGACGTGAAATTCAGACCTTCCATACTCATCAACAAGCATGCCTTCCATTTCTCTGATTGGATCATCTATGGCTCTCTCAGCACGAGATGGACGTCTGAGGGTGAAACCAATAGATGAATCCTCATTTGATACTCCAATTTCATCCATGTAACGTCGAAGAACAGATTCGGGTAAGATTTTCCTCTCCAGCCAGAGACGAAGAACCTGGAGAGAATTCCTCAggaaatatattcaaaattatttcagCATGACCCATACACCTGTAAAGACAAGTAAAAATAAGCACCTTGTGACATTGACGACGATTTTCACGAGCTCCAGCACCTGGTGGTGCAGCAGCCCCAAGAAGGCGTGGCAATGCTGCTTGAACTGTAGGAATGTAAGAAGCTCCAGCAATACCTAATATCAACATAAGAAGAAATTATCTTTTTGGTAATCCAATGGAAGCTGCTTTTGATACTccattcatcaatgaaattttcttttataaagatttaaaaagaagaagaaagatgccATGGTGAGAAGTAGAAATGAAGaatttcataacataaacatagaGGTGATGTGTATAGCATTCCCATTGAGGACACTTATACTTCTAATAAACCTATCTTATGTGTGTCTACCTCTTTGAGTATGCGAGCATTGTGTTATAGAATccacaagaaaaaagagatcCACTTTGCGATGAAAACTAGATTCAGACTCCAACTTCCGGATAAGAAGTTCAACAACCTGCAGATGGATACACAGTTAGACACTAAATCTCAACCAGAGATTCTTCCAATGGCCATTTAGTTTGCAAATGAAAGCTTATATAGACTAAGTCATTTCAAAAGCCAAATCCATTCCAACAACCAGACAAAATAATttcttctccctctctctctatatataaaGCTTTTTCTTCTACATATGGACGCATAATGATATATctcttcttaaaaataataataataaaaaaaaatcttttaacaACCATCCTAGCAACAGCCTTTTAAACCAGGATAATCCAACTCCCATTAACAAGCATTTGAGTCGCAACCTACCTCATTTGCAATGCCATATCTGGCACAATCAATAGCCAACCGAGTTGCACGTCCTATACTTTCTTTAGTTCTAGATAAAGTCTCTATCATTCCTTCAAAAGCATCTCGTGCAACAGCAGCCTCAGTGCCACCACTTAACGGATCTCCAACAGATCTGTGTACTGAGTTGACTCTTTTCTCCTCTATTTCTTCAACATCAGTGTCATTTTGTGACGCTAATTGATGTCCTTGAGTCGATGGAGAAGCCACATCCTTCTCATGAAAACGTCCCTTCAAGTCTGTCAGCATCAAATGGGTGGTACTAGATAAATGCGGTTGGACTGGTGTAGGACTAGGACTACCATGGACATCAGTGGATAAAATATCAGGATTAAAAAACCCATGGACATTGTGTGAATGAGCTTCCCTCCTTTTAGCTTGAGCAGCTGCAATTAGATGCTTCATGGACATGGCAGATTCCGTGACCTTGAAATCACTGACTAAGcttctatttataaaaaaaaattaaaaaataataatcaaacatCATTTAGAAGTTGAAGCTTCGTCTCCATTTAAGCAAAGAAGGggataattaaataacaaattttgaTACCTTTCACCGTGAAAATCATCATGATCCATTGAACTTCCCACCATGATTGTAGGGTCACTAGCTCGTGATTTTGGAGTAGCTTTGGACTTCTCTCCTGAAGAATGTGACCTACTCTTTTGGAGGATAGATGGCTTCTGAGAAGAGCTGGGAGTTGAAGCCAAAACCATGGACTTCACAGAACCCACCTGTGGTTGTTTCTGGACACCAGTATTGGAGGCTTTGATTGGGGGTTTCACAGTCTTTGCTCGATCCAAAGCTGTAGTGCTATCAGCTAACGAAGGAGACTTTTTTGGGGAAATCAAATTTGGTTTCGCCTCCTTAGGTGGCAGCTGCTCATATCCTGATTTTGAAGGGCTTTCAGAGGCATTAGCAGCCAACGGTTTTTCTTGCTGCAATTCTTCAGTTTGGGATTTTTTAGGAGACGAGGACAACCTCTGCACCTGACCAGTTGATTCCCTAAGAAGTTCGTGCTCTGATCCACTAATTCCATTTACAGTCAAGGGAGAAGTAATAGGACTTTGATTATGCTCATTGTTATTGTTACTAGCATCTGGACCATTTGAAGTTGCATCAATATTCCATGACGATCCATGAACCGGagtcttaggatcttcatcatCGTCATCAAAAATGCAAACTGCTCTCCTTTTTCTATTGGAATGATTTGCCAATAGTTTATCACTGCTAGAACGTGAAGCATCATGCCTCTGTGAGAACGgactcttttcatttttagcaTCATGAACGGCAGTTGTAGAATCAGACATAGCTTCGAGCGCTCGACGATGTCGCTTTGTCAGAGGCAACACAGTTTCATCACCAGCTGCAGAATTAACAGAATCTGAACGGTGACTAGATTTTAAAAGGTTTTCTGATTTCAGACTGGCCGTCAACTTTTTCAACTCAGATTTTTTAACCACTTTTTCATCAGCCACAACAGGTTTAGTGGAAGAGGAAACCTTTATGTTGTTTCTGGGTGTTCCCTTACTCTCCCCTATTTCTCCTCGCTTCAACTTTTTGGCAGGACGCGAACTTTCACTTGATCCCAAATCAGATTTTCCTGATCCAACCTGAAGCATCCTCCCCGCACTGGCTTTGCCTTTGCCCTGACCCTGTTCCTTAGGGTCCTTAGGACTGCGCCTGGTGTCTGCAATACTATCTCTATCCTTAAAACGTTTTTTATCCCTTGGCAGGTCTTTAGTCTTTTTCCCATGACCAGACTCAGAATTTGGTTTCAGAGTTCTAGGGCCATGTTCCCTCATACCTTCACCAGAAGtggattttcctttctttccacTCTTTGAGTCCACAACAGATTCTGGAAGATTGAGACAATTATCAGGAATTTCGCTCTTAGATGCTGTTACAGCAGAGCCTTTTCTCTTGTGGTGTTTAGCAGTGCcctcttgtttcttctttgaaCTTGCACCTTCCTTTTTAACATTTTGACTGTTGGTCGTAGATGTATTCTGGAGTTTGGAAGGCTTTTCTGTTTGAGCAATATCTTTATTTGTCTCAGATGTCACTACTTCATTCTTTTGTGCAACGTCTAATATACTGCCGTTCTGCTCAGAAGAAATTCCTAAAGATGAATCATCAGACTGATGTGGTTCTACGGAAGGCTTCATGTCTTGAACATTAGTTTCATCTCGTTTTTGTGAACAACGCTCAAGTCTAGAGCTACAGTCACCCATACCTTCATTTACATCATCGTCATTTGATTCTGCAGTACCCACTTCATCCTTCAAGTCAACATCTAACTCATTATCTACAACCCCATCAGTGCAGGGAGCACCACTTTCAGTTTCCAATCTTTCCACATCAACGCTCATTCCactatttttctcattttgtttttcatcaaAAGCTGCACATATTTCCCTCACAGCTTGAGCAAACTGAGTTGATTTCCCTTGGCAACGAGCAGataatttattcttttccaCAATAGTGAAGGCCTGAACGTCAGC is part of the Cucurbita pepo subsp. pepo cultivar mu-cu-16 chromosome LG03, ASM280686v2, whole genome shotgun sequence genome and encodes:
- the LOC111791592 gene encoding ENHANCER OF AG-4 protein 2-like, producing MPPGRKRGANKAKANRELSMGDLVLAKVKGFPAWPAKISRPEDWEKSPDPKKCFVHFFGTLEIAFVAPADVQAFTIVEKNKLSARCQGKSTQFAQAVREICAAFDEKQNEKNSGMSVDVERLETESGAPCTDGVVDNELDVDLKDEVGTAESNDDDVNEGMGDCSSRLERCSQKRDETNVQDMKPSVEPHQSDDSSLGISSEQNGSILDVAQKNEVVTSETNKDIAQTEKPSKLQNTSTTNSQNVKKEGASSKKKQEGTAKHHKRKGSAVTASKSEIPDNCLNLPESVVDSKSGKKGKSTSGEGMREHGPRTLKPNSESGHGKKTKDLPRDKKRFKDRDSIADTRRSPKDPKEQGQGKGKASAGRMLQVGSGKSDLGSSESSRPAKKLKRGEIGESKGTPRNNIKVSSSTKPVVADEKVVKKSELKKLTASLKSENLLKSSHRSDSVNSAAGDETVLPLTKRHRRALEAMSDSTTAVHDAKNEKSPFSQRHDASRSSSDKLLANHSNRKRRAVCIFDDDDEDPKTPVHGSSWNIDATSNGPDASNNNNEHNQSPITSPLTVNGISGSEHELLRESTGQVQRLSSSPKKSQTEELQQEKPLAANASESPSKSGYEQLPPKEAKPNLISPKKSPSLADSTTALDRAKTVKPPIKASNTGVQKQPQVGSVKSMVLASTPSSSQKPSILQKSRSHSSGEKSKATPKSRASDPTIMVGSSMDHDDFHGERSLVSDFKVTESAMSMKHLIAAAQAKRREAHSHNVHGFFNPDILSTDVHGSPSPTPVQPHLSSTTHLMLTDLKGRFHEKDVASPSTQGHQLASQNDTDVEEIEEKRVNSVHRSVGDPLSGGTEAAVARDAFEGMIETLSRTKESIGRATRLAIDCARYGIANEVVELLIRKLESESSFHRKVDLFFLVDSITQCSHTQRGIAGASYIPTVQAALPRLLGAAAPPGAGARENRRQCHKVLRLWLERKILPESVLRRYMDEIGVSNEDSSIGFTLRRPSRAERAIDDPIREMEGMLVDEYGSNATFQLPGFLSSHVFEDEDEDLPTSPCKEASDAALTEPRHGVEEAEACAVTPSDRRHRILEDVDGELEMEDVSGHPKDEKSLEGGDSFEIDARHQSSDRATELASNTSSEFLPLPDGSPPLPLDSPPPLPPLPSSPPPPPPPSSPSPPPLPPPPLPSLPPPPPLPSACPPPPPPPLISQPPVPSHPPLPNQQILPLQSSQQPSGQLPYQASIPREYCNIASGNQHVQMMAGNASHGSHVDASAKSEIYGQQPPPFVPAPVCSSIEPSGFDSSRQSEYGHNDIYLNTQISQPNQQYQQGNPNFIQRQMHSGPPQNPPTHFSYAKPPVQQHPPHPYHQSFSSPSLMDGRRPFLGDEQWRMPSSEFKTENRQGVWMNGGRNPSHPGPPFSQEGYFQPPYERPQSNIGFQRPVSNSLPSGAPISGHAIPQMLPSRQDTLNCWRPA